One Ostrea edulis chromosome 6, xbOstEdul1.1, whole genome shotgun sequence genomic window, GAGTTTTATTGTTCACTAGATGTGGGCGCACGTTCTTGAAAGGAAGAGGAGACGTCCAATTTCCATTAAAGTTCTTCTGGAAAGTCTGGTCCATAAGTGACAGGAATTCACGATCTTCTACTGAATTTCCCACCTTATTGTCATGTCTGTCAGTGTAAAACACATTATCACCCTTGAAGTCCCGAGCTTGAAAGGTTACATGGCTAGGGGGGCCTTGGACCTTAAGATGGATACTGTTCTGGCATGGGGTAAAGATTGTCCCTCTACCATCATTCTGAATATTGGTCTTCAGGACACTGAGATCACTTGGCTTGTGACGACCATCTAAACACACCTCTCCAATTATGACCCATCCAAGGCTAAGCTTCTGGGAAAAGGGAGATGCTGGGGGCCCAGTCACTTGGCCTTGCACCTGATGTACATCCACCAAGTCTCTTCCAATTAGCAGCTGTATACCAACATCTCTGCGTAGTGGGGCAAGTTCCTTTGCAATGTGCCGTAAGTGAGGATGAGCACAAGCGACATCTGGAGTGGGGATTTCCATCATGTTGTCTGGAATATCATTACACTCTATGATAGGTGGAAGCTTATGACAGTTAAGTCCATCCATAGACTGAATACAGAATCCCACGGCTCTTCTCCCAGAGGCCTCGGTCACTCCAGTACAAGATTTGAGTCTGTAAGGAATGGGATCAGATGTGACTCCAAGTTGGTTCAAAAGTTCAGAGCGACCTAGGGTGTGGTTGCTCTGATCATCGAGCAGCACGTATACAGTCACAGCAGCTTGTGGACGATCACTGGGAAATACCTTAGCTAGAACAACCTTGGCACAAGAACGTCCGCCATCAACTGAGCCGCAAAGTGTAGTGCACTTTGACGATACCTCTGTTCCCTCCCCGCCATGATCCGAGGTGAGTACCTTTGCTTTAGTGTCTTCATCACACAAGTCCCTCCTATACCAGTGCATGGCTGTAGGGTGAAGTGTACTCCTGCAGACAGAACATGGAGAAGATGCGGTACAAGATGACTGCTGATGTTGAGTTGATGCACAACATTTGAAGCAGATAGAGTGTTGCCTTAAGAATGCACGACGCCTATCCAGCCTCCACTTCCGAAATGCCTCACATTCGTTCAATGAATGTTTGGACTTGTGTACTGGGCAACGAGTAGTTACATCATTGGTGTTATTCTGACTCCATGTGTCATTTGTATCTATTTCTATCCGATTGTCTCTAGAAACACTTGTCTTGTGCGCAGATATCGTCTTCCTGCGTTCTACAGGTTTAGGATAACGGTAAGTATCTTTACGCGGTGGATTATAAACAAATCCTGGATCATTGCACATAGTTGCCATTTCACTGATGAATTTTAAGAAGTGTTCAAATGGAGGGTACTGTGAATTGTTCTGCTGTTTGTACCTGAAGGCTATGGTTGTCCATTTGTCTTGAAACTTCTTTGGTAGCTTGGCTACTATAGGTGTAATACCAACAGATGTGTTGAACTGTGCTAACAAATTAGTAAAAATGTCATTTCCTTTCAAAGACTGGATCTCATTCAGAATATCACACAGTTGGTATAGTTCTTTCTCATCCTGACTGTCTAGAGTCTTAAAGTTCTCCAGCTTTTTCCTGATTGAAGCCTCTACAAGTGAGGGTGCACCATATCGCTCTTCCAGGCGACGCCAAACATTCAACCGACCTGCCACAGAATCATTGGCATGACATGCTTTAATGTTTCTGGCCTCAACACTTGATTTCGGTCCCAAGTACTTGACAAGCAGATCAAGTTCTTCTGTTGGAGTCCAGCCATGACTCGCAAAAAGCTAGTCTTCCATGACAAGTAGTGCTCAGGCTTGTCATCAAAGTAATCGATTTTGGTTACCAGATCTTTTTTAAACCAGAACCTCGCAAAGTCTGTGAACATATGGGCTTCTGTTTTGGGAGGTTCAACTGTGTTCAAGGGTCCAGTCTCAGTGAGGGGTGTAAGTGGTTTTCTCATTGTGGATACAGAGGGTCCAAGGTTGTGATTCACAGAAAGTGGAATATCTGTGAAGTGAGACGGACTGTATGTTGGAACACAATTAGTAAAAGAAGTCGGTAAGTAAGATGGTAACATGTTCTCTCTCTGATTTTGTGGTTCAAATTCTGGAGCGTTCACATTCAAGGATGGCGGCTCGAGACCACGAATAAAATCATCCACAACACTCAGTTGATCCAAGTCGGATATATCTGACCTGCAATCCTCCTCCACCACAGAAAGTTCTGCCTAAGCACTGCGATCTCCTTCTTAGCAGCCAACTCTTCTAATTCTGCTTGAATATTGAGGGCATGTTGTTTAAGGGTATTTTCTTTCTTCACAAAGTCCAGACGAGCCTTAGCAGCTTCTAAACTGAGTCTTTTTTGTAAAACTGTATGGTGAGATTGAGAGCTAGATGATGAGGAAGATTTCGCAGATGGTGTGGGTGACTGCATACTGGAAAGCTTTTTGGATATAGAGCGTGCCAGAATCTCAACTCTCTCCATGTAGGTACGTCTCACAACCATATGGCTTGTCTGCTCAAGGGAACTTTCATGGGTGTTATTTCTTGATAAGAACTCCAGATATTCATCACTAAGATGTTTATAGTCATTAAAACTAGAGTCTAACTTTAGCCCCAATTCACTCAATTCACTTCTTTTACACACTGATATGTCATACTGCAACAGAGTTTCTAAGTTTCTACCCAACGACAACAgtttatttatataaacatcacaatattcatGAAACAGGCTTGAACCCTTTTCCGTAAGTTTTAACTGTCTTTTGGGACGAACATCCAGGCTGGACAACATGGAATCAGGGTCTGTTAGGAAGTATAAATCCTCTGGATCTGAGTACTTGGATGCCATGACTTCGAGTATTGGTCCGACTACCAGTGGGCTGCAGTACTCACACTCTTTTCACTGTCACTGCGTTGCAGCTAACCACACAATCAAACTCAGATATATGTTTCCAAGTTTATTGAGGAATGTGGTGAAAAGCTACAagatacaaacaaacaaacatgtacataaaatcaACTGATACTAGACAATGAATTCTacatacatgcatcaaatttacatttaaaacaatattgccaactatttgacttaacaaaCATCTGAATTCCAAGCAAACACATGTAGGATACTTGTAATGTTGAATTAATAGTAAGGAGATCACATATAGTAAACTACACACACGTACCAATGTGAAATTATACACAGTGAACTAGAATCTTCTATTTATAGAAACGAGTTGACATACACAACCTAAATGCACAAAAAAGCGAATGACACATGCTACAAAATCATTatacaaattcaaataaatcatttataaatGCTTACAGTGTGCTCTCGGCCGGATAATGGACAATCATGGAAAAACTGTTGCTGCAAATGAGCGCGGCATCCTGCGCCAGCATGGATAATAATTGTACTAAATAAACCAAAACCGTAAACCCGCAAATATCAGGCTACATATTAAACAAGTCGTACTTCAACCAATTCGTGAAcacaacaaaaatattttgtatatgagtgTACGTCACTTTCGGTTTCAACAGGAAGTGGTTGAAAAATTTACtacattcaaattttttcaaCACGGTTTCTCAGAGATGGTTCAATGGATTTTCTTGCCAATTATGAAGATGATAGAGAATTGTAGTACCCTTAGACAcgatatatcatttttataaatctACTTCCGTTCGTAagatatgtccgatttccatttttcaaaaaatcatcttgTCCGGGGGTAATATCAAAAACGACTGAAGAGGAATAAATGAAACTTTCATGTATTATAGATCTCTCGATTGTATAGTGCATGTACATTAACTTGTTTTTCgttatcacttccggtcgtaaccggaagtgattgaaagaatcactaatttcaaactttttcttttaaattgaaacctacaccagtttattaagtctctttcaaagtattcaaagaatgttgaccccgtcggtagtcaaaacgccTACTTCCGGATTCTCGAAAAAACACTCTGATACCTTTCGTCTTTGTGTCCCCCATAAATCTCGtttatatttcaagtgtttgatatgattttcatatATCTTAAGAACAGTATCAACATCTAGACTTaagagaattttatttttcaaaattcacttccggtcggtagtaagccactactttttctttatttagtctgcttctttttcttgagaactctttcaaatagagacgtgaaactttcagggaatatagacaataGAGAGTCGCTGTGGTTTATGGGAAAACATATCTGAATattacttccggccgtcaccggaagttacgagaaatgggtgaaaacttcattaacacacctctcatgtcttgaaaaggcacattctctgatatatttgaatggttctCGTAAGAACAGAAAGCTGTGTACCGGAAGTgttcaaacggaagacctactcattaccagtaatgagtgtctagttattattattttttcccctttcgtctcTGAGACCGTTgtatggattttcctgaaagttttaCAGATTATAGAAAACGATGGTACCTCCACgcactgttttcattttttcaaaattcacttccgttcgtgagatacgtccgattttccggtttttaaaagcaactttgtccggggggtaaacttgaaaaccactaaagataatcaaatgaaactttcaggtatgatagatctatttttttatggtgcatgcacgtattattttttgtcgccgtcatttccggtcgtcaccggaagtgattaaatgaatcacgaatttcaaacttttttctttcaaattgaaacctatatcagTTTACTagatctcgttctaattcttaaaaagtgttgaccccaccggaagttgaatctccaacttccggttatatcaaagaaagaccaatcattctctcatttttcagtgccataaatctcggtcatgaaacaagttaatgagttgagttttacatatattatagtcactataaatgtctagagtaacgtacaatatttttgtaaaattcacttccggtcgttagATATGGTGTGGACAAATTCAGACTTTATTTCCCTGATATCTCCGGAACGAGGATAGATATACACTTGAAACTTGCAGGGATTATAGATTAGCGATAGTCCatcttaaacatattttgtatatgagtgtacgtcacttccggtttcaACAGGAAGTGGTTGAAAAATTtactatattcaaattttt contains:
- the LOC125646037 gene encoding uncharacterized protein LOC125646037 encodes the protein MASKYSDPEDLYFLTDPDSMLSSLDVRPKRQLKLTEKGSSLFHEYCDVYINKLLSLGRNLETLLQYDISVCKRSELSELGLKLDSSFNDYKHLSDEYLEFLSRNNTHESSLEQTSHMVVRRTYMERVEILARSISKKLSSMQSPTPSAKSSSSSSSQSHHTVLQKRLSLEAAKARLDFVKKENTLKQHALNIQAELEELAAKKEIAVLRQNFLWWRRIAGRLNVWRRLEERYGAPSLVEASIRKKLENFKTLDSQDEKELYQLCDILNEIQSLKGNDIFTNLLAQFNTSVGITPIVAKLPKKFQDKWTTIAFRYKQQNNSQYPPFEHFLKFISEMATMCNDPGFVYNPPRKDTYRYPKPVERRKTISAHKTSVSRDNRIEIDTNDTWSQNNTNDVTTRCPVHKSKHSLNECEAFRKWRLDRRRAFLRQHSICFKCCASTQHQQSSCTASSPCSVCRSTLHPTAMHWYRRDLCDEDTKAKVLTSDHGGEGTEVSSKCTTLCGSVDGGRSCAKVVLAKVFPSDRPQAAVTVYVLLDDQSNHTLGRSELLNQLGVTSDPIPYRLKSCTGVTEASGRRAVGFCIQSMDGLNCHKLPPIIECNDIPDNMMEIPTPDVACAHPHLRHIAKELAPLRRDVGIQLLIGRDLVDVHQVQGQVTGPPASPFSQKLSLGWVIIGEVCLDGRHKPSDLSVLKTNIQNDGRGTIFTPCQNSIHLKVQGPPSHVTFQARDFKGDNVFYTDRHDNKVGNSVEDREFLSLMDQTFQKNFNGNWTSPLPFKNVRPHLVNNKTQVFKRAINLDHSLRKNPEKLKQMCEFMENIFQTGAAERAPEIPKGQECWYIPIFAVAHPKKPGKVRAVFDSSIVYQGCSLNDTLLSGPNLTNNLLGILLRFRKDLCAIAGDIQQMFYRFFVNERDRDYLRFYWYENNDPLRQMIEYRMTVHVFGNRPSHAVATYGLRQAVRHADLDVVNFVHQDFYVDDALMSRPTPAEVIDLMRRTQKVLNDEGKIRLHKIVSNVQDVVDAFPAADLGKDVQDFSIGEDDDLVQHSLGLAWNLRSDCFIFQKPDGGVSFTRRGILSRVNSIFDPIGFLSPLTICGKTILREMCTISSSWDDPLPEEYRERWESWSRSLDQLSSLQIPRMFVPQSLSIAPDPQVLIFSDASEAAIAAAAYLKVKHHIGFIKTRSSGRT